The following are encoded in a window of Meiothermus sp. CFH 77666 genomic DNA:
- a CDS encoding amidohydrolase: protein MNIKEAIAELTPSLIEMRRDFHRHPELGFQEVRTSAKLAEFLEGLGLEVTRGIAQTGVVARLKGAKPGKTVLVRADIDALPIHEDSGVPYSSQTPGVMHACGHDGHAAIAAHVAAVLARFREQIEGEVRFAFQPAEEIVSGARPMVEAGVLEGVDRVVGLHLYSLMPTGKVGVRPGPSMAAADAFTIRLRGKGAHAAMPHEGVDTVLIAAQIIVALQSLVSRETDPVNTSVITIATVTAGEGAHNIIPETAELKGTLRTFDAQLREKLIRRIGELSQGIATAMGGSAEVSWLPGSPAVVNDPEMVERFRQVARQVVGEEAVLEVPPVMGGDDMSEFLNRRPGVYFWLGAGDPDPSKNRPHHHPGFWIDDERSLPLGTELITRTVLDFLR, encoded by the coding sequence ATGAACATTAAGGAAGCCATCGCCGAGTTGACGCCCAGCCTGATCGAGATGCGCCGCGACTTTCACCGACACCCCGAACTGGGGTTCCAGGAGGTACGCACCAGCGCCAAACTGGCCGAGTTTTTGGAAGGGCTGGGCCTCGAGGTTACTCGAGGAATAGCCCAGACCGGGGTGGTGGCTCGCCTGAAGGGGGCCAAACCGGGCAAAACCGTGCTGGTACGGGCCGACATCGATGCCCTGCCCATCCACGAGGACTCAGGCGTACCCTACAGCTCCCAAACCCCCGGCGTCATGCACGCCTGCGGCCACGACGGCCACGCGGCCATTGCCGCCCATGTGGCCGCAGTGTTGGCCCGCTTCCGCGAACAAATCGAGGGCGAGGTGCGCTTTGCCTTCCAGCCTGCCGAAGAAATTGTCTCGGGGGCCCGCCCGATGGTGGAGGCCGGGGTGCTCGAAGGGGTGGACAGGGTGGTGGGGCTGCACCTCTACAGCCTGATGCCCACCGGAAAAGTGGGGGTACGGCCCGGCCCCTCGATGGCCGCCGCCGATGCCTTTACCATCCGCCTGCGGGGCAAGGGCGCCCATGCGGCCATGCCCCACGAGGGGGTGGATACCGTCCTGATCGCCGCGCAGATTATCGTGGCCCTGCAAAGCCTGGTCAGCCGCGAGACCGACCCGGTCAACACCTCGGTCATCACCATCGCCACCGTTACTGCAGGCGAAGGGGCGCACAACATCATCCCCGAAACCGCCGAACTCAAGGGCACCCTCCGCACTTTCGATGCCCAACTCCGGGAGAAGCTGATCCGGCGTATTGGGGAACTGAGCCAGGGGATTGCTACCGCCATGGGAGGCAGCGCCGAGGTGAGCTGGCTACCGGGTTCGCCCGCCGTGGTCAACGACCCCGAGATGGTGGAGCGGTTCCGGCAGGTAGCCCGGCAGGTGGTGGGGGAGGAAGCGGTGCTCGAGGTGCCGCCGGTGATGGGTGGCGACGACATGTCGGAGTTCTTGAACCGCCGTCCGGGGGTGTACTTCTGGCTGGGCGCGGGCGACCCCGACCCCAGCAAAAACCGCCCGCACCACCACCCCGGCTTCTGGATTGACGATGAGCGTTCCCTGCCCCTGGGCACCGAGCTGATTACCCGAACTGTGCTTGACTTCCTGCGATAG
- a CDS encoding DUF4864 domain-containing protein, whose product MKPVVVLVVLLLLGGQAQRLQDVPPQDRAAIQAIILAQIEAFKKDDAVRAFSFASPGIRQVFQTPERFIEMVRLGYAQIYRPLKVEFGPASRSLGTVQQIRQVVNLVGLDGKKAVAYYLMERQADGSWKIGGVQLELIPDDQTI is encoded by the coding sequence ATGAAGCCTGTTGTTGTCCTGGTTGTGCTACTGCTCCTGGGTGGGCAGGCCCAGCGCTTGCAGGATGTGCCTCCGCAAGACCGCGCCGCCATTCAGGCCATCATTCTGGCGCAGATCGAGGCTTTCAAAAAAGATGATGCTGTGCGGGCTTTCTCCTTTGCCTCTCCGGGTATCCGCCAGGTTTTCCAGACCCCCGAACGCTTCATCGAGATGGTTCGGTTGGGCTATGCTCAGATTTACCGACCCCTCAAGGTGGAGTTTGGCCCTGCCAGCCGCAGTTTGGGAACGGTGCAGCAGATTCGCCAGGTTGTGAACTTGGTCGGTTTGGACGGCAAGAAGGCGGTGGCGTACTACCTGATGGAGCGCCAGGCGGATGGCAGTTGGAAGATTGGGGGGGTGCAGCTCGAGCTAATTCCCGACGATCAGACCATTTAG
- the acnA gene encoding aconitate hydratase AcnA: MAYRDDFKARKSLSTKMGEVYYYDIMELEKQGIAPVSKLPFSIRVMLESLLRNHDEYKVSREDVINLANWQPDPGEVNVPLMLARVILQDFTGVPAVVDLAAMRDAIAKLGGDPEQINPGVPVDLVIDHSVQVDYFGTAYAFAQNVELEYKRNEERYRLIKWGQNALKNFRAVPPGTGIVHQVNLEYLASVVMTQKGEDGKLYAFPDSLVGTDSHTTMINGLGVLGWGVGGIEAEAVMLGQPYYMLAPKVIGFKLSGELPEGATATDLVLRVTEMIRKHGAVGKFVEFYGPGVSKLPLADRATIANMSPEYGATMGFFPIDEETLAYLRLTGRPDELIDLVEKYARATGLWRTDEAAPVYSEHLELDLSTVVPALAGPKRPQDRVNLSDVKQSFLEHLTKDVKERGFGLSPDKLNTKVKVKRGRDEFELQHGSVVIAAITSCTNTSNPSVMLGAGLLAKKAVEAGLDTQPWVKSSLAPGSKVVTEYLDAAGLTPFLEALRFHTVGYGCTTCIGNSGPLPEEISRAVKEGDLVVAAVLSGNRNFEGRVNPDVKANYLASPMLVVAYALAGRMDIDFTTEPIGYDPNGKAIFLKDIWPSQEEIKQAVHQTLDAEMFRRQYATVFEGDERWKALPAPSGQLYQFDPASTYIQNPPFFDDLMGTREIGDIKGARALLVLGDSITTDHISPAGNIAKNSPAARYLMGHGVEPADFNSYGSRRGNHEVMMRGTFANIRIRNLMLDGKEGPYTKKLPKSERGSEPGAGEEMFVYDAAMQYKAEGTPLVVLGGIEYGNGSSRDWAAKGTYLLGIKAVIAQSFERIHRSNLVGMGVLPLQFQPGQNAASLGLTGYEVFDILGLEDITPGKELTVVATRADGSQVSFQVKARIDTPVEVDYYKNGGILQTVLKNMLAEKAKA; this comes from the coding sequence ATGGCCTACCGAGACGACTTCAAAGCCCGCAAGAGCCTGTCTACCAAGATGGGCGAGGTCTACTACTACGACATCATGGAGCTGGAAAAACAAGGCATCGCGCCCGTGTCCAAACTGCCTTTTAGCATCCGGGTGATGCTCGAGAGCCTCTTGCGCAACCACGACGAGTACAAGGTGTCGCGCGAGGATGTCATAAACCTGGCCAACTGGCAGCCCGACCCCGGCGAGGTGAACGTACCCCTGATGCTGGCCCGGGTGATTCTGCAAGACTTCACCGGCGTGCCGGCGGTGGTGGATCTGGCCGCCATGCGCGACGCCATTGCCAAGCTGGGCGGCGACCCCGAGCAGATCAACCCCGGCGTGCCGGTAGACCTGGTGATCGACCACTCGGTGCAGGTGGACTACTTCGGCACCGCCTATGCCTTCGCGCAGAATGTGGAGCTCGAGTACAAGCGCAACGAGGAGCGCTACCGCCTGATCAAGTGGGGCCAGAACGCCCTCAAGAACTTCCGGGCGGTGCCGCCCGGTACCGGCATCGTGCACCAGGTGAACCTCGAGTATCTGGCCAGCGTGGTCATGACCCAAAAAGGTGAGGACGGCAAACTCTACGCCTTCCCCGACTCGCTGGTAGGCACCGACTCCCACACCACCATGATCAACGGCCTGGGCGTGCTGGGCTGGGGCGTGGGCGGCATCGAGGCCGAGGCCGTGATGCTGGGCCAGCCCTACTACATGCTGGCCCCCAAGGTGATCGGCTTCAAGCTGTCGGGTGAGCTACCCGAAGGGGCCACCGCCACCGATTTGGTGCTACGTGTGACCGAGATGATCCGCAAGCACGGGGCGGTGGGCAAGTTTGTGGAGTTCTACGGCCCTGGGGTCTCCAAGCTGCCGCTCGCCGACCGCGCCACCATCGCTAACATGAGCCCTGAGTACGGCGCCACCATGGGCTTCTTCCCCATTGACGAAGAGACCCTGGCCTACCTGCGCCTGACGGGCCGCCCCGATGAGCTGATAGACCTGGTGGAAAAGTACGCCAGGGCCACCGGCCTCTGGCGCACCGACGAGGCCGCCCCGGTGTACAGCGAGCACCTCGAGCTCGACCTCTCCACCGTGGTGCCCGCCCTGGCCGGCCCCAAGCGACCCCAGGACCGCGTCAACCTCTCGGACGTGAAGCAGAGCTTTCTCGAGCACCTAACCAAAGACGTCAAAGAGCGCGGCTTTGGCCTGAGCCCCGACAAGCTGAACACCAAAGTTAAAGTCAAGCGGGGCCGCGACGAGTTCGAACTCCAGCACGGCTCGGTGGTAATTGCCGCCATTACCAGTTGCACCAACACCTCCAACCCTTCGGTGATGCTGGGCGCGGGCCTGCTGGCCAAGAAAGCCGTGGAGGCGGGCCTGGATACCCAGCCCTGGGTTAAGAGCAGCCTGGCCCCCGGCTCCAAAGTGGTCACCGAGTACCTCGACGCCGCCGGCCTCACGCCCTTCCTGGAAGCGCTCCGCTTCCACACCGTGGGCTACGGCTGCACCACCTGCATCGGCAACTCGGGCCCCCTACCCGAAGAAATCTCCAGGGCAGTTAAGGAGGGCGATCTGGTGGTGGCTGCAGTTCTTTCGGGCAACCGCAACTTCGAGGGCCGGGTCAACCCGGACGTAAAGGCCAACTACCTGGCCAGCCCCATGCTGGTGGTGGCCTACGCCCTGGCGGGCCGGATGGATATTGACTTCACCACCGAACCTATCGGCTACGACCCCAACGGCAAGGCCATCTTCCTCAAGGACATCTGGCCCAGCCAGGAAGAAATCAAACAGGCCGTGCACCAGACCCTGGATGCCGAGATGTTCCGCCGCCAGTACGCCACCGTGTTCGAAGGCGACGAGCGCTGGAAGGCCCTCCCGGCCCCCTCGGGTCAGCTCTACCAGTTCGACCCCGCCTCCACCTACATCCAGAACCCCCCCTTCTTCGACGACCTAATGGGCACCCGCGAGATTGGCGACATCAAAGGGGCACGGGCCCTGCTGGTGCTGGGCGACTCCATCACCACCGACCACATCTCGCCCGCCGGTAACATTGCCAAGAACTCGCCCGCCGCCCGCTACCTGATGGGCCACGGGGTAGAGCCCGCCGACTTCAACAGCTACGGTTCCCGGCGCGGCAACCACGAAGTAATGATGCGCGGCACCTTCGCCAACATCCGCATTCGCAACCTGATGCTGGACGGCAAGGAAGGCCCCTACACCAAAAAACTGCCCAAGTCCGAGCGCGGCTCCGAACCCGGTGCAGGCGAGGAAATGTTCGTCTACGACGCCGCCATGCAGTACAAAGCCGAGGGCACCCCACTGGTAGTACTGGGCGGCATAGAGTACGGCAACGGTAGTAGCCGCGACTGGGCCGCCAAGGGCACCTATCTGCTGGGCATCAAGGCCGTCATTGCCCAGAGCTTCGAGCGCATCCACCGCAGCAACCTGGTGGGCATGGGCGTACTACCCTTGCAGTTCCAGCCCGGCCAGAACGCCGCCAGCCTGGGCCTTACCGGCTACGAGGTGTTCGACATCCTGGGCCTGGAGGACATCACCCCCGGGAAGGAGCTAACCGTAGTAGCCACCCGCGCCGACGGCAGCCAGGTGAGCTTCCAGGTCAAAGCCCGCATAGACACCCCGGTAGAGGTGGACTACTACAAGAACGGCGGCATCTTGCAGACCGTGCTGAAGAACATGCTGGCGGAGAAGGCGAAGGCATGA
- a CDS encoding heavy metal-associated domain-containing protein, whose translation MNRVLLGVRGMERPEQIEKVSSAIRKLEGVQSVQPADTGQLEVEYDPHQLTVTDLIRVVREQGFLAGML comes from the coding sequence ATGAACCGGGTGTTGTTAGGCGTAAGGGGCATGGAGCGTCCCGAACAGATTGAAAAAGTTTCCAGCGCCATCAGAAAACTCGAGGGCGTACAGAGCGTCCAGCCCGCCGATACGGGGCAGCTCGAGGTCGAATACGACCCCCACCAGCTCACCGTTACGGATCTAATCCGGGTCGTGCGCGAACAAGGTTTTCTGGCCGGGATGCTGTGA
- a CDS encoding VWA domain-containing protein, translating to MQVAFGLPWLLLLLPPVLGLVWWWYRRRRPPERKVAGLWLWQKALRKGRARRRFDARLFLLLLSALLAVLALSAPQVSLNRPGELVVVLDVSASMAATDVSPSRLERAKELAREHLGASPRAVLVVAGSQIRTFGPAPGRSLVGNLEGLRATAIDADLEAAIARGKSLLPGARVLTLSDQPAPPGTDGYLNVAGNGPNVGITAIGPGFVAVANAGPGLWRGEVLVDGRRYPLEVPARGFSSLEVPSATPTARIVGSDALALDNEARFSRRLVRVEVSGRSPALERLLALLGTSRGSPSEIAFEIGTPRREPTRFTVFLADQASGQASVFDVERTLPYLRGAELVGYSLRVPPRPQAPGWQPLAVSETGQALAWYHPNGLYLPPAESLQNLPAFPVLLYNLIAPRGELRSGLLTPAETLLPRPSPDQPLPPSLTVPLAPWLALLAALVLAAEFYFFQYRTTSERLESRPAPTA from the coding sequence GTGCAGGTAGCGTTTGGATTGCCCTGGCTGTTGCTGCTACTGCCCCCCGTACTTGGGCTGGTATGGTGGTGGTACCGGCGTCGGCGGCCTCCCGAGCGCAAGGTGGCCGGGCTCTGGCTCTGGCAAAAAGCGCTTCGCAAGGGGCGGGCCCGCCGGCGCTTCGATGCACGGCTGTTCTTACTGTTGCTTTCGGCTTTGCTGGCGGTGCTGGCGCTATCCGCGCCCCAGGTTTCGCTAAACCGCCCTGGCGAGCTGGTGGTGGTGCTGGATGTCTCGGCCTCGATGGCCGCTACCGATGTGAGCCCCAGCCGCCTGGAGCGGGCCAAGGAACTGGCCCGTGAGCACCTGGGGGCCTCGCCCAGGGCGGTTTTGGTGGTGGCCGGGAGCCAGATTCGAACCTTTGGCCCGGCCCCGGGGCGCAGCCTGGTGGGCAACCTCGAGGGGCTCCGGGCCACTGCTATCGACGCCGACCTCGAGGCTGCCATTGCCAGGGGCAAATCCCTGTTGCCCGGGGCCCGCGTCCTGACCCTTTCCGACCAGCCTGCTCCCCCTGGCACCGATGGCTACCTGAACGTGGCGGGCAACGGCCCCAACGTGGGCATTACTGCCATTGGCCCTGGTTTTGTGGCGGTAGCCAACGCGGGGCCGGGGTTGTGGCGGGGCGAGGTTCTGGTGGATGGCCGGCGCTATCCGCTCGAGGTGCCCGCCAGGGGCTTTAGCAGCCTGGAGGTGCCCTCGGCCACACCCACCGCCCGGATTGTAGGCAGCGACGCCCTGGCCCTGGACAACGAGGCCCGTTTTTCCAGGCGGCTGGTGCGGGTGGAGGTATCGGGCCGTTCGCCGGCCCTCGAGCGTCTGCTGGCCCTCCTGGGCACCAGCCGGGGCAGCCCCAGCGAGATAGCCTTCGAGATTGGCACTCCCCGCCGCGAGCCCACCCGCTTCACGGTGTTTTTGGCCGACCAGGCCAGCGGACAGGCTTCGGTCTTCGACGTGGAGCGCACCCTCCCCTACCTGCGCGGTGCCGAACTGGTGGGCTACAGCCTGCGGGTTCCTCCGCGTCCGCAAGCCCCCGGCTGGCAGCCCCTGGCCGTTAGCGAAACCGGCCAGGCGCTGGCCTGGTATCACCCGAACGGGCTGTACCTGCCCCCCGCCGAAAGCCTGCAAAACCTGCCGGCCTTCCCGGTGCTGCTCTACAACCTGATTGCGCCCAGGGGCGAACTCCGCAGCGGCCTCCTGACCCCCGCCGAAACCCTGCTGCCCCGCCCCAGCCCCGACCAGCCCCTCCCCCCCAGCCTCACCGTGCCACTCGCCCCCTGGCTGGCCTTGCTCGCAGCGCTCGTGCTGGCGGCGGAGTTTTACTTCTTCCAGTACCGAACCACAAGCGAACGGCTGGAATCCCGGCCTGCTCCCACAGCTTGA
- a CDS encoding TetR/AcrR family transcriptional regulator translates to MNVHPKPPRKRRDGQATRERLIQATVEILSREGLGAVSTARVARDAGIVQSGFYAHFASLEDCVVVAAEHIGQRIRDSIREGLSLLREQGVDDFELVLTQYRRIIGQLEAQWQFVELLLRYFREPTPLGRTLAAIQQSIRDELTQHLMALLKPLGIPNGGRPEAAFLADLMVNMLLSAVQSLRWEPSLNKELVAYLLTVETISMVARAYNWMTEKGYWPDPTQERL, encoded by the coding sequence ATGAATGTCCACCCCAAGCCCCCACGAAAGCGCCGCGACGGCCAGGCTACCCGCGAGCGGCTCATCCAGGCCACAGTCGAAATTCTGAGCCGGGAGGGCCTGGGGGCGGTTTCGACGGCTCGAGTAGCCCGCGATGCGGGAATCGTGCAGTCGGGGTTTTATGCCCACTTCGCCAGCCTCGAGGACTGCGTGGTGGTGGCTGCCGAACACATTGGCCAGCGCATCCGGGACTCCATCCGCGAGGGGTTGTCCCTTTTGCGAGAGCAAGGCGTGGACGACTTCGAGCTGGTTTTGACCCAGTACCGCCGGATTATCGGCCAGCTCGAGGCCCAGTGGCAGTTTGTGGAGCTTCTGCTGCGCTACTTCCGCGAACCCACCCCCTTGGGACGCACCCTGGCGGCCATCCAGCAGAGCATCCGCGACGAACTAACCCAGCACCTGATGGCCTTGCTAAAGCCCCTCGGAATTCCCAACGGAGGCCGCCCCGAGGCAGCCTTTCTGGCCGATCTGATGGTGAACATGCTGCTCAGCGCGGTGCAGAGCCTGCGCTGGGAGCCTTCTTTGAACAAGGAGCTGGTGGCCTACCTGCTTACCGTCGAGACCATCAGCATGGTCGCCCGCGCCTATAACTGGATGACCGAGAAGGGTTACTGGCCCGATCCCACACAGGAGCGCCTATAG
- the fusA gene encoding elongation factor G: protein MIRTVALVGHSGSGKTTLGEALLYFTGGKDRMGKVEEGNTTSDYTPEEKAHRVSVRTAVLPLTYQGHRIYLLDAPGYADFVGEIRGAMEAADAAVVVVSAETGVQIGTERAWTVAERLEQPRMVVVTKLEKGGDFFALLEDLRSTLGHIIPAHLPLYENGQWVGLIDVLHDRAFRYEKGRPVVASIPEDQRAQVEKYRNEAREAIIETDESLLEKYLEGGEVEEVALSRAFHEAVRKGQVYPVAIGSSGALIGLDMLLDLFLEALPSPTERWGEGSAAAKVFKVQVDPFMGQVAFARLYRGRLKVGDILQSDNGTVRLAHLYTAKGKDLVELEEAEAGTILALPKADNLHKDMELWQGERLEFPSARLPDPVVMQAIAPETRSDEAKLGDALRKLLEEDPSLKFERNPETGEQILWGMGDLHLETARERLADYGVKIISRPPKIPYRETIRKKAEGQGKHKKQTGGHGQYGDVWLRLEPHENYEFVWEITGGVIPTKYMESVEMGIREAAKTGPLAGYPVIGFRAAVYHGSYHDVDSSDMAFQLAAQLAFRNVVAQASPTLLEPIYALKIFVPQERVGDILSDMQSRRGRILGMDQEGALAVVSAEAPLAEILEYSRTLSGLTQGTGAYSLEFSHYAEVPPNLAQKVIAERQKAEA, encoded by the coding sequence ATGATTCGCACTGTCGCCCTGGTAGGGCACAGCGGCAGCGGCAAAACCACCCTTGGCGAAGCGCTCCTCTACTTCACCGGGGGCAAGGATCGCATGGGCAAGGTCGAAGAGGGCAACACCACCTCGGACTACACCCCGGAGGAAAAGGCCCACCGGGTATCGGTTCGCACGGCGGTGTTGCCCCTGACCTATCAAGGGCACCGTATTTACCTGCTCGATGCGCCCGGCTATGCCGATTTTGTGGGGGAAATTCGCGGGGCCATGGAGGCCGCCGATGCGGCGGTGGTGGTGGTTTCTGCCGAAACCGGCGTGCAGATTGGCACCGAGCGGGCCTGGACGGTGGCCGAGCGCTTGGAGCAGCCGCGCATGGTGGTGGTGACCAAACTGGAAAAAGGGGGCGATTTTTTTGCCCTGCTCGAAGACCTGCGTTCCACCCTGGGCCATATCATCCCGGCCCATCTGCCGCTGTATGAAAACGGCCAGTGGGTCGGCCTGATTGACGTGCTACACGACCGTGCCTTCCGCTACGAGAAAGGCCGCCCGGTGGTGGCCAGCATTCCCGAGGATCAGCGAGCCCAGGTCGAAAAGTACCGCAACGAGGCCCGCGAAGCCATCATCGAAACCGACGAGAGTCTGCTGGAAAAATACCTGGAAGGGGGCGAGGTGGAAGAAGTGGCCCTCTCGAGGGCCTTCCACGAAGCGGTACGCAAGGGCCAGGTCTATCCGGTGGCCATAGGCTCCTCAGGGGCGCTGATCGGCCTGGACATGCTGCTTGATCTGTTCCTCGAGGCCCTTCCATCCCCCACCGAGCGCTGGGGCGAGGGCAGCGCGGCCGCTAAGGTGTTCAAGGTGCAGGTAGACCCCTTCATGGGACAGGTGGCGTTTGCCCGGCTGTACCGGGGCAGGTTGAAGGTGGGAGACATCCTGCAATCCGACAACGGCACGGTGCGGCTGGCCCACCTCTACACCGCCAAAGGCAAGGATCTGGTGGAGCTCGAGGAGGCCGAGGCGGGCACCATTCTGGCCCTGCCCAAAGCCGACAATCTGCACAAGGACATGGAGCTATGGCAGGGGGAGCGCCTGGAGTTCCCTTCCGCCCGCCTTCCCGACCCGGTGGTGATGCAAGCCATTGCACCGGAAACCCGCAGCGACGAGGCCAAGCTTGGCGATGCCCTGCGTAAGCTGCTGGAAGAAGACCCCAGCCTTAAGTTTGAGCGGAACCCGGAGACGGGGGAGCAGATCCTGTGGGGTATGGGCGACCTTCACCTGGAAACCGCCAGGGAACGCTTAGCCGACTACGGGGTCAAAATCATCAGCCGCCCCCCCAAAATCCCCTACCGCGAGACCATACGCAAGAAGGCCGAAGGTCAGGGCAAACACAAAAAGCAAACCGGCGGTCACGGCCAGTACGGCGATGTCTGGCTTCGACTGGAACCTCACGAAAACTACGAGTTCGTGTGGGAAATTACCGGCGGGGTGATCCCCACCAAGTACATGGAGTCGGTGGAAATGGGCATCAGGGAGGCCGCCAAGACCGGGCCCCTGGCCGGCTATCCGGTGATAGGATTCAGGGCTGCCGTCTACCACGGCTCCTACCACGACGTAGACAGCTCCGACATGGCCTTCCAGCTGGCCGCCCAGCTGGCCTTCAGAAACGTGGTTGCCCAGGCCAGCCCAACGCTTCTGGAGCCCATCTATGCCCTCAAAATTTTCGTGCCCCAGGAGCGGGTGGGCGATATTCTGTCGGACATGCAGTCGCGACGCGGGCGAATTTTGGGCATGGATCAGGAAGGCGCACTGGCCGTGGTGAGTGCCGAGGCCCCGCTGGCCGAAATCCTGGAGTATAGCCGTACCCTTTCGGGCCTGACCCAGGGCACCGGCGCTTACAGCCTCGAGTTCTCCCACTACGCCGAGGTGCCCCCCAACCTGGCCCAGAAGGTGATTGCCGAGCGGCAGAAGGCCGAAGCCTGA